In the genome of Pelobacter seleniigenes DSM 18267, one region contains:
- a CDS encoding response regulator, with translation MSAVRLMIVDQQPVVEKGLEHFLADCTDISICARAGSALAGLKLLQQVKVDIVVMDLAFPTLGGTEAIRLLLAEMPELAIVVYTARDDEASVFHALKAGARGYILKQSPLEELIAGIREVQRGGYALSPCLNPEIIKFYLNHRDDGDDQLAQYLALTDREKQVFRLLALGKQTDELATLLTISPKTVAKHRAAIKHKLGFKNSVEILHYAIRLGIVDIDET, from the coding sequence ATGAGCGCCGTCAGACTTATGATCGTGGATCAGCAGCCTGTGGTGGAAAAGGGGCTGGAACATTTTCTGGCGGACTGCACCGATATCAGTATCTGCGCCAGGGCGGGCAGTGCGCTGGCGGGCCTGAAACTGCTGCAACAGGTGAAGGTTGATATAGTGGTCATGGATCTGGCTTTCCCGACGCTCGGCGGCACTGAAGCCATTCGCCTGCTTTTGGCGGAAATGCCGGAGCTTGCCATTGTCGTGTATACTGCCAGAGACGACGAAGCCTCTGTTTTTCATGCGCTTAAGGCCGGGGCCAGGGGTTATATCTTGAAACAGAGCCCGCTGGAGGAATTGATTGCAGGCATTCGTGAAGTTCAGCGCGGCGGTTATGCACTCAGCCCCTGCCTGAATCCGGAAATTATCAAATTTTACCTGAACCATCGGGACGATGGTGATGACCAACTGGCTCAATACCTGGCGTTGACGGACCGCGAAAAGCAGGTATTCAGGCTGCTGGCATTGGGCAAACAGACCGATGAGCTTGCAACGCTCCTGACCATCAGTCCGAAAACCGTGGCCAAGCATCGGGCCGCGATAAAGCATAAACTCGGGTTTAAAAACAGTGTGGAAATTCTGCACTATGCCATCAGATTGGGAATTGTCGATATCGACGAAACTTGA